Genomic DNA from Coffea arabica cultivar ET-39 chromosome 7e, Coffea Arabica ET-39 HiFi, whole genome shotgun sequence:
GAAAACGATGTGATATTAAGCCAAAAGCATTGATCCCATAATAGGTGATCTCCATCTTGTTTTCTAAGAAATTTGTAGCGCATGGTGGTGTACATAGTGATAAAATTTGTATATCAAACATGATTTTATCTTAATAAAAATAGTGCATGTGGCATTGGAAGCAAAACTATTAGGCAAGGACACAGGTGTGTGCCATATGAGAGCAGCCATTTAGCACGGGCAATGAAGGTataaataaacatgaattttgaCTGCTTCTTTctcttctattttatttgcattttccCTTGAGGAAACTTGGACCAGGTTGCAAATCTATCAGAACTTGGAAAAAACTTTTTGTTTAGTTATGGAAATGTTTTTGACAGTTTTTAAGTCCAATTATGCATCTTGTGCGATATTGGAAACCTGCATGTCTTTGAGTCCATCAATATGCAAATAAAACATCTTTTACCTTCCAATTTATGACATCCTTCCCCTTATTCCTGctccttgaagaaatggagacaagACTGGGACCAATTTTAGATGTTTCTCTAATGTTCTTTTAGCTACATAGATGTGATAATGGTGTTTATTCCATTTTGAAGCTTGAGCTCAATTTGATTTCAACTACGCTCTATGATCAGAACAAACCCCAAGcccaaagaaaataataaaggagACAGTATATTTTCCGACTAAGGAAAAGGTTATAGTATTGTTTCAGATTAAAGCAAGCTTTTCTGAGAAAAGCTTATCAGCTCATGTCCACCAAATAAGTCCTGGCAGATATGAGCAGACGAATATTTATTTCATAGATGACCATGTTGTTTTCAAGCTGTGCATATTCTTCTGTTCATGTGCTTTCTCGTCTGCAGGTCCTTGTAATAAGGGCTAATGATCTGACTGAGGTTGATGGTGCTCTTAGCCTTTTAAATCTGGATACACTTGCAAAACAAAGTGATGCAATTGGTTAGTCAATAATCTGTtgaataatttaattttattgtgtCACAAGCTTCTGTGCTAATTATTTATTGTTTTCTGGCATCATGGAATTTTCAAATTATGCAATAAATTCAAAAAGTGGAGGGAAATGTAGATcttcaaaacaagaaaaaaaagcgTCCAAAATCTCTTCCTTTGACTGTGGTGCAAAAGAAGAAACAGAAAGCTGGCCTGTCAAGATCAATACTCCCGCATTTGGGACACCTGGAGGAACAATCTGGAAATGATAGTGATGAGGTGGCTTCAGAAGTTTTGGAGGGTTCCAAATTTTCAGCTGATGCTGTTCGTTTTAGGGACATTAAAGGCTTTGAGGAGTTCCGCATCATGGTGAATGGGGTATGCATAGATTCTGAGCTTCCTGAACATGTACGACGAAAGTATTATGAGCTCTGCTGCAGCAAGAATGTTTTTCTTCATGAACGTTTTCTCCCAGGGCTTCATTGTAAGTTGGCTGCTGGAATGATATTTGAAGCTGTCAATACCGCAGAAGCCATAAGAGCTTGCAAAGTGACCACCTCCCGAAAAGAATTTGAGAAATGGGAAAAGTCTTTGAGGTCCTTTGAACTTTTGGGCATGAATGTTGGATTTTTAAGAGCACGTATGCGCAGGCTGCTGAGTATGGCTTTCGAAGGTGAAGGGGCCTCAGAGGCAAAGAGGTACTGGGAGGCTAAAAATGCACGAGCTTGCACTGAAGATGAGATCAGAAATCTTGAAGCCAAGCTTGTAGAATTGAAGGCAACTTCTGAAAAATACGATGCTGAAATAGAGGCACTAAAGTCGAAGGCCGAGAGCTATGAGATACTGTTCCAGGAAGAGGTTAATGCTCCATGGTAATCATATTGATAGCTTGGTTATCTTGTGCATTTACCATGTGTTATATGCAGcatggagaaaggaagaagaGCATAATATTATAAAGATGTGAATTTGCAATATAAATCCTACGTAGAAGTACTGAGAGTAGTTCATCAGCTCTTTAGATCTAGTGAAGCTTTTGATGAAGATGTTTGTAATACATGGGTTGTTACTTTGTTAGACCGTGCATGGTAGGGACAATCAATCAATCATATTACAGCCACATCCATCCTCCCCCAGCTCAccccaacaacaacaaaaacacgTTTCTTGTTAAGAAGGAAAGGGTCATGGATGCGGCAGCTCCATTCAGATTTAGTGGTATCACCAGGCCGGTGCGTCTTCTGAGACTGAGGGCTTAGGTAGCTGATAATAATCAAAAGACAATAGTAATATTTGTCACCTTTCGGTTAAGGTAGGGTGGCGGGTTTTGGGACATTGTTCGTGTTTTTGCAGGCGAAGCACCGGATGGATCAGCCTTATGCCTTTTTGTCTTTCTGGTAATTTACCTGTTTCCCTTGACTGGTTCTTCGTTTTCAGGCGTTAGGTCTGTGACACGGTTTGCCCGATAAAGATTACAGGGATTCATATACTCCTCTTCGCCTTCACTGACTAATGAACTTCTCTTAGTATTGGTAGTTCACATCTGTTCCACATTAGTCTTTGGAAGGACTAGACAAATGTAGAAAAAGCCTccaaagagtttggaaggacgGTTAAGTAGAAAAAGCTTTAAAGGATTAGGAATTGTTACGGTCAAAGAGGAGAGTGAAAacaaagagagggaaaaagaaaggacgGAGATAGGCCAAGATTTCGTCAGGGACGCGAACCGAGCAAGAAGGTTCTTGAGCCACTACTGGTGGTGCTTCCACGACTAGCTAGTACTTTGACCGGTGACAAAACCGGATTTACAGTGAAGTTACGCCCATTTGCACTTTGTCAGATGTGGGACTAGTTAATAGTAGTTTTATTAATTGGAACGAAGTTTTTCGTACAACATGTTATTGTTGTGTGCTTCTCGACGCGATTTTGTGCCACAGATTCACAGCTGTGGCTTAGCTGTCATGTTGACTGCCAGAGAGTCGCTTCTCCTGCACTTGCACTGCCACCTCTTGAGTTCTTTAATCATTAGCTTTTTCCATTGTTCTGGAAAACCCCCGGCGGTTGATACCCTTTTtagaacttttctttttttgattaGTTACTAACTGCAATGTAATTAAGCTCTAATACTGCACTACCAAGACACATTTCCTCCCATCAGGCCTTTTCGTCTTGCATAAAAACGAAATGCTAGCTCAATTCTAATCCCAGAAGCTTAAAAGCACATGTTGCAGAAGGAAAGTGCTTAAGCTTGACAGAGCAAAAAGCGCTTTTCAACTGCaaacaataataatactaaCACTTTCTGTACAGAAAGCAGCCGAAACAACATCAATCTTCTGCacagaaaaaagagagagaagaaagatgAAATGGGAACTCCAAAACCACGGATAACATGTTAAATCCAATTGCACTAAAGTACTTGCTACAAATGCAACAATCCAACCCGAACCCCGGCTAATACTACCAAATTCATGATGAAATGATGGACTCAATTTTAGTACAATGTCGGCCTACAAACCTCCATTACTGACTACACTACAGCACTCTAATAGTACAACGTTGTCATCATCCACTACAATCGAAGCTGATCCTCGTTCATCTGGGAACCTGACCCTCCATCATTCACCATTTCCTGCAACTCAACACCGTCTTATGTATCAGTACTGGTCACGTTATTTCAACTCTTAAGTGTAAACTACTCAAAACCAATGCAAGGATATTTTCTAAAACACTTTTCTGGGTAAGTGAGAACGGTGAGAAGACTCTGTTTCAAAACGAAAAGAGCAAGAGACTCTTTTTACTACTACCGGAAGAAGGAAAAGACCCTTCTCGTACCCAGAACGatgatattttattaaaaaaagaaagaaagaaagaacacTTAACCGCGAGAATATATCCGAATCTCAACAAATGAAAGCGGGCCTGAaaaagcaaagaagaaagactCTTTAACAAATGTACCTGAATGAGCTTCGTCTTGAGCGAAAGCAGACCTGGACCCTTCAGCCTTGTCAATTTTTTTAGATCCAATGTGAGACTTTTTAAGGCCGAGGAAGCCCTTCCACCTGGTACTGGAGCTCTTGGGAGGCCTCAACGAGAAAATATCATCTTCGtcgtcttcttcttcaacttgttGCAGCTCATCCCTGAGAGTAGTTGTTTTCTGGAACTGACGGGTGCCGCAATTTTCTTTGAGGGGCAGCAGCCTGCCTTGAGAGAAGAGCTCATCAGCACTCATCATGGAATAGTTGGACACAGAGAATTCGAAGTCTGAAGAAACAGGGGCATCCCTGTAGGTCCTCACCATGTGGGGACGATGAGAAGTAGAATGACTGGtgatggaggaggaggaggattcAATGAAGTCATTGGAGAAGGAGATCCTGGGGCTGATGATGGTAGTAGGAGGAGTATTGGGAGCCCCAACCCCAAGAGGTAATTTGCTGTGCTGATCGTTGCTGTTCTGGTTGTACATGTCTAAGCATGCCATGGAACGCTAACAACTCACAACCAACAACATAAAGacatcaaaaatgaaaaaaagggtgGGGAAATTCAATTCAAGTTTGGTCAAGCGAAGTGAAAGAAGCCCTATGGTTCTACAcctaaataaatcatccaatgGGGGTTGATGGGGTTTTTTCTTATGGGGAGGCGGGGGTGGAGGGTGGGTGGGGAAACAGGGGACCTACCTTCCTCTTCTGGGGCGCTAGCACAGTACCACGGCAGCGTCTCACCAATTCAAGATGCTTGTATTTATATCCAACAGGAAGGTGACTGCCCTTGGAAGCAAAACAGGGAATTTCAGTTTCACCccttgaaaatttcagaattcttTCTTTTGCACATGAGGGAAACCCTCCCTACGTCGtataagccttttttttttctttcaagaaattaGAGAGTatcaaaatatttttgcatAAACATAAATGAGTTAATTGGgtctttaaaaaaattgttaattgGTGGGTCTTTCCCAAAAATTTATAAACGACGAGTCCTATGAGCTTTTAATAAACGACGAGTCCACCTTGAAAGACTTGTGTCATCCTAAACTTGAATAAAAAGAAAGATATCTAACTATAGAGTTTTGCTTATAAATTATGTCTTCAAAATTGAACTACTTCATTAAAATC
This window encodes:
- the LOC113701822 gene encoding B3 domain-containing protein Os01g0234100 isoform X2 — protein: MRLKIKPVQPSPSPEVQYQENHQVTADQEVLKTEAVEEEGQACGWLIPDGNNPMISNSENNKNNPPELSPTTTPVPQYLGKRKRKPKELIDEISPIIVRRKKKQPSVSKSEQAITDGGGKHVSKQEKSADDGSRNPVQVKPATMIRAEEVQSSLGNEYPSFVKLLVRSHVGSCFWMGLPVPFCKTHLPRKDTAVVLEDESGEQFEIKYISEKTGLSAGWRKFVAAHKLVEGDVLIFQLIGPTTFKVLVIRANDLTEVDGALSLLNLDTLAKQSDAIVEGNVDLQNKKKKRPKSLPLTVVQKKKQKAGLSRSILPHLGHLEEQSGNDSDEVASEVLEGSKFSADAVRFRDIKGFEEFRIMVNGVCIDSELPEHVRRKYYELCCSKNVFLHERFLPGLHCKLAAGMIFEAVNTAEAIRACKVTTSRKEFEKWEKSLRSFELLGMNVGFLRARMRRLLSMAFEGEGASEAKRYWEAKNARACTEDEIRNLEAKLVELKATSEKYDAEIEALKSKAESYEILFQEEVNAPW
- the LOC113701822 gene encoding B3 domain-containing protein Os01g0234100 isoform X1, which gives rise to MRLKIKPVQPSPSPEVQYQENHQVTADQEVLKTEAVEEEGQACGWLIPDGNNPMISNSENNKNNPPELSPTTTPVPQYLGKRKRKPKELIDEISPIIVRRKKKQPSVSKSEQQAITDGGGKHVSKQEKSADDGSRNPVQVKPATMIRAEEVQSSLGNEYPSFVKLLVRSHVGSCFWMGLPVPFCKTHLPRKDTAVVLEDESGEQFEIKYISEKTGLSAGWRKFVAAHKLVEGDVLIFQLIGPTTFKVLVIRANDLTEVDGALSLLNLDTLAKQSDAIVEGNVDLQNKKKKRPKSLPLTVVQKKKQKAGLSRSILPHLGHLEEQSGNDSDEVASEVLEGSKFSADAVRFRDIKGFEEFRIMVNGVCIDSELPEHVRRKYYELCCSKNVFLHERFLPGLHCKLAAGMIFEAVNTAEAIRACKVTTSRKEFEKWEKSLRSFELLGMNVGFLRARMRRLLSMAFEGEGASEAKRYWEAKNARACTEDEIRNLEAKLVELKATSEKYDAEIEALKSKAESYEILFQEEVNAPW
- the LOC113701823 gene encoding uncharacterized protein produces the protein MACLDMYNQNSNDQHSKLPLGVGAPNTPPTTIISPRISFSNDFIESSSSSITSHSTSHRPHMVRTYRDAPVSSDFEFSVSNYSMMSADELFSQGRLLPLKENCGTRQFQKTTTLRDELQQVEEEDDEDDIFSLRPPKSSSTRWKGFLGLKKSHIGSKKIDKAEGSRSAFAQDEAHSGNGE